A DNA window from Dama dama isolate Ldn47 chromosome 19, ASM3311817v1, whole genome shotgun sequence contains the following coding sequences:
- the TRIM59 gene encoding tripartite motif-containing protein 59 encodes MHNFEDELTCPICYSIFEDPRVLPCSHTFCRNCLENVLQATGNFYIWRPLRIPLKCPNCRSIIEIAPSGIESLPINFALRAIIEKYQQEDHPDIITCPEHYRQPLNVYCLLDKKLVCGHCLTIGQHHGHPIDDLQSAYMKEKDTPQKLLEQLTDTHWTDLTCLIEKLEEQKSHSEKMVQGDKEVVLQYFKELSDTLEQKKKIFLTALCDVGNLINQEYTPQIERMKEIREQQLELVTLTTSLQEESPLKFLEKVDDVRQRVQILKQRPLPKVQPVEIYPRVSQVLKEDWSRTEIGQIKKLLIPEMKISSKRIPCAWPDKEEKVEFFKILNIVIVTLISVILMLILFFNQHIITFLNEITSICFSEVSLSVYQSLSKNVHSLKNILCHTVYLLKEFMWKIISH; translated from the coding sequence ATGCACAATTTTGAGGATGAGTTAACATGTCCCATTTGTTACAGTATTTTTGAAGATCCTCGTGTACTACCATGCTCTCATACATTTTGTAGAAATTGTTTGGAAAATGTGCTACAGGCAACTGGTAACTTTTATATATGGAGACCTTTACGCATTCCACTCAAGTGCCCTAACTGCAGAAGTATTATTGAAATTGCTCCAAGTGGTATTGAATCTTTACCCATTAATTTTGCATTAAGGGCTATTATTGAAAAGTACCAGCAAGAAGACCATCCAGATATCATCACCTGCCCTGAGCATTACAGGCAGCCCTTAAATGTTTACTGTCTCCTGGATAAAAAATTAGTTTGTGGTCATTGCCTTACCATAGGTCAACATCATGGTCATCCTATAGACGACCTTCAGAGTGCCTATATGAAAGAAAAGGACACCCCTCAGAAACTGCTTGAACAGTTAACTGACACACACTGGACAGATCTTACTTGTCTTATTGAAAAGCTGGAAGAACAAAAATCTCATTCAGAGAAAATGGTCCAAGGTGATAAGGAAGTTGTTCTCCAATATTTTAAGGAGCTTAGTGATAcattagaacagaaaaaaaaaattttcctaacaGCTCTTTgtgatgttggcaatctgattaATCAAGAATATACTCCACAaattgaaagaatgaaagaaataagagAGCAGCAGCTTGAATTAGTGACACTGACAACATCTTTACAAGAAGAGTCTCCACTTAAATTTCTTGAAAAAGTTGACGATGTCCGTCAACGTGTGCAGATCTTGAAACAAAGACCACTTCCTAAGGTCCAACCTGTTGAAATTTATCCTCGAGTAAGCCAAGTATTGAAAGAAGATTGGAGCAGAACAGAAATTGGACAAATTAAGAAACTTCTCATTCCTGAAATGAAGATCTCTTCAAAAAGGATTCCCTGTGCCTGGCCTGATAAAGAGGAAAAAGTtgaattttttaagattctaaacATTGTTATAGTTACACTAATTTCAGTGATACTGATGCTGATCCTCTTTTTTAACCAACACATAATAacctttttaaatgaaatcacTTCAATATGTTTTTCTGAAGTCTCTCTCTCTGTTTACCAAAGTTTATCTAAGAATGTGCACAGTTTAAAGAATATACTATGTCACACTGTGTATTTACTGAAGGAATTCATGTGGAAAATAATTTCTCATTGA
- the SMC4 gene encoding structural maintenance of chromosomes protein 4 translates to MPRKGTQPSTARRREEGPPRSPDGTSSDAEPDPPPGRARSQALATAETPSEEIDNRSLEEILNSIPPPPPPAMTNEPGAPRLMITHIVNQNFKSYAGEKILGPFHKRFSCIIGPNGSGKSNVIDSMLFVFGYRAQKIRSKKLSVLIHNSDEHKDIQSCTVAVHFQKIIDKEGDDYEVIPNSNFYVSRTAYRDNTSVYHVSGKKTTFKDVGILLRSHGIDLDHNRFLILQGEVEQIAMMKPKGQTEHDEGMLEYLEDIIGSGRLNEPIKVLCRRVEILNEHRGEKLNRVKMVEKEKDALEGEKNIAIEFLTLENEIFRKKNHVCQYYIYDLQKRIAEMETQKEKINEDTKEINEKSNILSNEMKAKNKAVKDVEKKLNKITKFIEENKEKFTKLDLEDVQVREKLKHATSKAKKLEKQLQKDKEKVEEFKSIPAKSENIIRETTTRNNALEKEKEKEEEKLKEVMDSLKQETQGLQKEKESREKELMDFSKSVNEARSKMDVAQSELDIYLSRHNTAVSQLSKAKEALMAASETLKERKAAIGDIETKLPQTERELKEKEKELQKLTQEEINFKSLVRDLFQKVEEAKSSLAMNRSRGKVLDAIIQEKKSGRIPGIYGRLGDLGTIDEKYDVAISSCCHALDYIVVDSIDTAQECVNFLKRQNIGVATFIGLDKMAVWAKKMTKIQTPENTPRLFDLVKVKDGAIRQAFYFALRDTLVADSLDQATRVAYQKDRRWRVVTLQGQIIEQSGTMTGGGSKVMKGRMGSSVVVEISEEEVNKMESQLQRDSQKAVQIQEQKVQLEEAILRLRHSEREMRNTLEKFSASIQRLSEQEEYLNVQVQELEANVLATVPDKKQQKLLEENVNAFKTEYNSVAERAGKVEAEVKRLHNIIVEINNHKLKAQQDKLDKINKQLDECASAITKAQVAIKTADRNLKKAQDSVLRTEKEIKDTEKEVDDLTTELKSLEDKAAEVVKNTNDAEASLPEIQKEHRNLLQELKVIQENEHALQKDALSIKLKLEQIDGHIGEHNSKIKYWQKEISKITLHPIEDNHVEKVPVLSPEELEAIKNPDSITNQIAVLEAQCHEMKPNLGAIADYKKKEELYLQRVAELDKITNERDNFRQAYEDLRKQRLNEFMAGFYIITNKLKENYQMLTLGGDAELDLVDSMDPFSEGITFSVRPPKKSWKKIFNLSGGEKTLSSLALVFALHHYKPTPLYFMDEIDAALDFKNVSIVAFYIYEQTKNAQFIIISLRNNMFEISDRLIGIYKTYNITKSVAVNPKEIASKGLC, encoded by the exons ATGCCCCGTAAAGGCACCCAGCCCTCCACTGCCCGTCGCAGAGAGGAAGGGCCGCCGCGGTCCCCGGACGGCACCAGCAGCGACGCGGAGCCTGATCCGCCGCCCGGCCGCGCGAGGAGCCAGGCGCTGGCCACCGCAG AAACTCCAAGTGAGGAAATTGATAATAGAAGTTTAGAAGAGATTTTGAATAgcatccctcctcccccacctcctgcaaTGACCAATGAACCTGGAGCTCCTCGTCTTATGATAACTCATATTGTAAACCAGAACTTCAAATCTTATGCTGGGGAAAAAATTCTGGGACCTTTCCATAAG CGATTTTCCTGTATTATTGGGCCAAATGGCAGTGGCAAATCCAATGTTATTGATTCTATGCTTTTTGTGTTTGGCTATCGAGCACAAAAAATAAGATCTAAAAAACTCTCAGTTCTAATACACAATTCTGATGAACATAAGGATATTCAGAGTTGCACTGTAGCTGTTCATTTTCAAAAGATAATTGATAAG GAAGGGGATGATTATGAAGTCATTCCTAACAGTAACTTCTATGTATCCAGAACGGCCTACAGAGATAATACTTCTGTTTATCACGTAAGTGGGAAGAAGACTACATTTAAGGATGTTGGAATTCTTCTTCGAAGCCATGGAATTGACTTGGACCATAatagatttttaatcttacag ggTGAAGTTGAACAAATTGCTATGATGAAACCAAAAGGCCAGACTGAACACGATGAGGGTATGCTTGAATATTTAGAAGATATAATTGGTTCTGGACGACTAAATGAACCTATTAAAGTCTTGTGTCGGAGAGTTGAAATATTAAATGAACACAGAGGAGAAAAG TTAAACAGAGTTAAGAtggtagaaaaggaaaaggatgccttagaaggagaaaaaaacatagccATTGAATTTCTTACcttggaaaatgaaatatttagaaaaaagaatCATGTCTGTCAATATTACAT ttATGATCTGCAGAAACGAATTGCTGAAATGGAGactcaaaaggaaaaaattaatgaaGATACCAAAGAAATTAATGAGAAGAGCAATATACTGTCAAATGAAATGAAAGCTAAGAATAAAGCTGTAAAAGATGTAGAGAA GAAGctgaataaaattacaaaatttattgaggagaacaaagaaaaatttacaaAACTAGATTTGGAAGATGTTCAAGTTAGGGAAAAATTGAAACATGCTACAAGTAAAGCCAAAAAACTAGAGAAACAacttcaaaaagataaagaaaag GTTGAAGAATTTAAAAGTATACCTGCCAAGAGTGAGAATATCATAAGGGAGACAACAACTAGAAACAAtgcccttgagaaagaaaaagaaaaagaagaagaaaaattaaaggaagtTATGGATAGCCTTAAACAGGAAACACAAggccttcaaaaagaaaaagaa AGTCGAGAGAAAGAACTTATGGACTTCAGTAAATCAGTAAATGAAGCACGTTCAAAGATGGATGTAGCTCAATCAGAACTTGATATCTATCTCAGTCGTCATAATACTGCAGTGTCTCAATTAAGTAAAGCCAAAGAAGCTCTAATGGCAGCTTCTGAGACTCTCAAAGAAAGGAAAGCTGCAATTGGAGATATAGAGACAAAACTCCCTCAAACTGAACGTGAGCTAAAGGAG aaagaaaaagaacttcaaaaacttacacaagaagaaataaatttcaaaagtttGGTTCGTGATCTTTTCCAAAAAGTTGAAGAAGCAAAGAGTTCCTTAGCAATGAATCGAAGTAGGGGGAAAGTCCTTGATGcaataattcaagaaaaaaaatctggcagAATTCCAGGAATATATGGACGACtg GGGGACTTAGGAACAattgatgaaaaatatgatgttGCTATTTCATCTTGTTGTCATGCATTAGACTACATTGTTGTTGATTCTATTGATACAGCCCAAGAATGTGTAAACTTccttaaaagacaaaatattggagttgcaaCCTTCATAGGTTTGGATAAG atggcAGTGTGggcaaagaaaatgacaaaaattcaaACTCCTGAGAATACTCCTCGGTTATTTGATTTAGTAAAAGTAAAAGATGGGGCAATTCGCCAAGCTTTTTACTTTGCCTTACGGGATACCTTAGTAGCTGACAGCTTAGATCAAGCCACACGAGTAGCTTATCAAAAAGATAGAAGATGGAGAGTGGTAACATTACAAGGGCAAATCATAGAACAGTCAg GTACAATGACTGGCGGTGGAAGCAAAGTAATGAAAGGAAGGATGGGTTCATCAGTTGTTGTTGAAATCTCAGAAGAAGAG GTAAATAAAATGGAATCACAGTTGCAGAGAGACTCTCAAAAAGCAGTGCAAATTCAGGAACAGAAAGTACAACTGGAAGAAGCAATACTTAGGTTAAGGCATAGTGAACGAGAAATGAGGAATACACTAGAAAAGTTTTCTGCAAGCATCCAG CGTTTATCAGAGCAAGAAGAATATTTGAATGTCCAAGTTCAGGAACTTGAAGCTAATGTACTTGCTACAGTCCCTGACAAAAAACAGCAGAAATTGCTTGAAGAAAATGTCAATGCTTTCAAGACAG AGTATAACAGTGTGGCTGAGAGAGCTGGTAAAGTGGAAGCTGAGGTTAAAAGGTTACACAATATCATCGTAGAAATCAATAACCATAAACTCAAGGCCCAACAAGACAAActtgataaaataaataagcaattagATGAATGTGCTTCTGCTATTACTAAGGCACAAGTGGCAATCAAGACTGCTGACAG AAATCTTAAAAAAGCACAAGACAGTGTCTTAcgtacagagaaagaaataaaagatactgAGAAAGAAGTAGATGACTTAACAACAGAGCTAAAAAGTCTTGAAGACAAAGCAGCAGAGGTTGTAAAGAATACAAATGATGCAGAG gCATCCTTACCAGAAATTCAGAAAGAACATCGAAACCTACTTCAAGAACTAAAAGTAATTCAGGAAAATGAACATGCTCTCCAAAAAGATGCACTTAGTATTAAGTTGAAACTTGAACAAATAGATGGTCACATTGGTGAAcataattctaaaataaaatattggcaaAAAGAG ATTTCAAAAATAACACTGCATCCCATAGAAGATAATCACGTTGAAAAGGTTCCAGTTCTAAGCCCAGAAGAGCTTGAAGCAATCAAGAACCCAGATTCTATAACAAATCAAATCGCAGTTTTGGAAGCCCAATGTCATGAAATGAAACCAAATCTTGGCGCCATTGCAGATTATAAAAAGAAG GAAGAATTATATTTACAACGGGTAGCAGAATTGGATAAAATTACTAATGAAAGAGATAATTTTAGACAGGCATATGAAGATCTTCGAAAACAAAGACTTAATGAATTCATGGCAGGTTTTTATAtaataacaaataaattaaaggaaaattacCAAATGCTTACTTTGGGAGGTGATGCTGAGCTGGACCTTGTAGACAGCATGGATCCTTTCTCTGAAGGAATCACGTTCAG TGTTCGACCACCTAAGAAAAGTTGGAAGAAGATCTTCAACCTTTCAGGAGGAGAGAAAACACTTAGTTCATTGGCTTTAGTGTTTGCTCTTCATCACTATAAACCCACTCCCCTCTACTTCATGGATGAGATTGACGCAGCCCTTGATTTCAAAAATGTTTCTATTGTtgcattttacatatat gaacaaacaaaaaatgcccaGTTCATAATAATTTCTCTTCGAAATAATATGTTTGAGATTTCAGATAGACTTATTGGAATTTACAAGACATACAATATAACAAAAAGCGTTGCAGTAAACCCAAAAGAAATTGCATCTAAAGGACTTTGCTAA